The genome window TCATGCCAAAAACTTAGATGAGTTTAAAGCTAAGCTTGGCTGGGTGAGACAGATGAGACCCCACATACCTCATTTCCTGGTAGTCACAACTACTACCACATATTTCTtataaattatttttttctttttaaattttgATTTATTAAGCCCTATTGCAGAATGTATTTGAGATAAACTATTAAAATCATTTCATGCCTTAACAATACCTCATCTCTAAAAGTTTAGCATCAACTGGCCTTGATAACTCTGCTTTTTTCCTTAACGGGAAGGTCAATGGGTGCTGGATTGATCAACATTCCAAGAGGGTGTCCACTTCTTGGTTCATGAGTTCCTGAAAACAGGTGAGTTTGAACTTTCTGCTAAGGGCTGATCATTGTTTGACCTGGATTATTCAGTAATTATGGGACTATATGTAAACATGAAGAAACAGTTAAATAATGAACTTGTTGCCTAACAATACTTGACAGCTAAAAAGTATCTGGGCAGAAAAAATGCACTGATACAGACTTTTTAAGATTTATAATGATTATGTAATGCATATTCTAAAACCCCGGGGCTTTAGGATATGTCATTTTGGAATGTTTGCTACATTTGTGTTGCATCCTTCCTTACAACTGCCTTCAATGGTGGTCTTGAGTGTAAGACAAAGCTATTGCAGCCACTGAGTATTACTGGTCAACTTACCAACTTGTGAGTCTGAGTTTAGGCCAGTTCCATAACAGGAAGGTCCAGATTCATCGTTAACAGCAAGAACAGTGTAGCCATAACCACAGGCTACATCCACAACCTgaaaattattttttctttacaaaaAGGAAAGGATATTTCTAGACTTACTAATGGAAAGATTGGTATGCATACTGAAAGAAATATATGGTAACCATATTAAGGATTGAAAGAACTAAATGAAAACTGAGTTGAAAAATATGAGGTACATTAAATTATAAAGGTAATTACAATGAAAGCAATACACACCTGAACCAGGATTGCAGTTAATTAACAAGATGATGAAATACTCTATAATTTTCCCAGTACCAGGGATGGCAAGTCCCTGGTATACTTTAAACAATTGTTTTCTTACACGGTTCTTTTGTTTGTATACTCTCAATAACCTATCATAAGGCTGTATTTTGTGTATGGGATATTTCTAAAATTTTAAGAATATCCACTCATGCATTGCAGTGCACACACGAGTGATTCCTGGGAAGCAACAGTGTTTCTCAGCTTCTGAAACTTTCTATATCTAAATGCTAGAAATGAACTGCACAATATATATAACTAGGTAATATAAATCTTCATCATGCACTCTTGCCTTATGATATTCTCCAAACTCTACTCTGTGAGGGTGGTGCACGTATGACCGGTGGTGCTGCTTCTTGGAGGCGTCTGGGCGAATGAAGGAGGCCCGTCCAAGGCCACCATGATCTGCAACACCCCAAGTAAACAGAAGGGTGTCGGGTCGAGATCTTTTGCCAATAAATTCaaattctgaagaaaaaaaggaaaaaaggtaaagcTTAAAATGACGTCCAAAAATCAGTTGAGTGAAGCAGCATCCTAGTCTGTACAATGGTGTGTCAGGACGAGGAGAGAATAACTACTTATGAGGTTTTACTACAACTTTTTTATTACCACATGAACATAACAAACCAAACATCACACTTTGACCAAATGACACCCTGGAATCAGCAATTCCCACACGAAGACCAAGACCTAGCTGCCAGAAGTGTATCCTTGTCATCACAGGACATTGCTAGGGTGAGTAAGGTCTGCTAGACTCTTATAGCCCCTCAGCAACATTCTATTTTATCTGTGAACTTCCTATAGGCTTAGGTTTGGCCTACAGGTAATGCAACCTTTGGCATCCAAGATTCATGCTAATTTTTAGtcttattttgataaaaaaaaagtgtatcttCAACGCTGGCAAATATATATACTACACGAATTTTAATGTATGCTTGACAAATGAATGCTATAGTGAATGACATTCTACAACCAATTATGTTCAGTTTAGAACACCTGACTGTATTCAACACGTTATTTTCATAATAAATGTTTGGGGGTCCATAAATAATCTGAAACTTCATGGAAGTGTTGATATGTTGAAAACTTTTAAGACTCCTGTTAGaatcatatatatatagcctACTAACAAAAACAAATTTCAATGGACCGTATTgactatacaggcagcgccacacgtagccattcagtgaactgtcaaagcagcactttccatagaactcaagttatatACTTGAGTgtgtctgaggctgcctccaggatacaaggccttggtgccgccaccgctctaAGCCAACGACTGCatacactttactcctacccaatttcctgactctactatttgacatggagaaaaaactgaaatcggctaggagtgaagtgtgtgcaagcatcggcttggggcgacggcggcatcatggccgtgtatccctgagacagcctcagacgcactctagtctataacttgaactctatggaaaattcagcttggagttgagtgcctacatgtggcgctgcctgtatagccaatatggtccatTACACTGCACTACTGAATGTCAGCTCTGTGTAATATTACCAGGTAAATCCTCCGCATGTTTTGGGTCCAATGGCTTGCGAAattttgctcttttcttccctcGAACTGCATGAAGGCACGCAGGTTGCAACACTGGAAAAATATCAATTGTTATAATACTATACTCCTCAGTGCAAGAAAAATAATTACTCTTGTGTATCCTCTTTATAATTCAAGATTTTTAAGCAACTGGAAAGTTAACTACATTTATTAAGATGCTTTAGAAACTAATTTTGTTTTGTAATAAATATTCTATGACATGTAAGAACATGAGTATGGAAAGAAAAACTTGTCAATGCTACACATACTACTATAAATATAAAACCTTCTGAAATTAAAAGAAGACAACTATCTTGAAATTTTATTAACGTTACCTCTATTTAGTAGATTGTGTGTTGCCCTCAGTGGTTTCAAGGAATGGGACAACATCCTCGTGGAGTGAACTCTGAAAAATTTAATATCATACCTTTTTTTTAAACTTAAATATAACTTATCATAGCATCTGAAGAGGTCATGTTAAACAGCGCCTACATTTGAGATGTGAGTTCGACAAAAATCTCAGAATAAGGAAAACAGTAAGTTTCTAAATAGTAAAATTATTCTGAAACTTTGATGATGGAAACTTTCATGGAGAGCTAATGTCATTATGCTATATTTCTGGGACGGGTGCACACAGGCATTGAAGTCTCATCTAATTAGTTATTaaatgatttgcgacagaaacgGCTATCAAATTTGTTCAGAACGCACGTAAATCTACCAGAAAGTATATTCTCTTAATGAATTGTGAGATGGGGAACACTGTAAAAATCTATCCaaatttctttccattcctccttccttccttcgttcctctcaaACCAaaatctctctttccattcctccttccttccttcgttcctctcaaACCAaaatctctctttccattcctccttccttccttcgttcctctcaaACCAaaatctctctttccattcctccttccttccttcattcctctcaaaCCAaaatctctctttccattcctccttccttccttcattcctctcaaaCCAAaatctctttctccattccttccttcctacgttccTCTCAAACCAaaatctctttccattcctccttccttccttcattcctctcaaaCCAaaatctctctttccattcctccttccttccttcgttcctctcaaACCAaaatctctctttccattcctccttccttctttctttccttactcccaAAATCTTGCTAACTTGGTAACGTactgtatggtgtgtgtgtgaccgtccAGTGGCCCCTGAATGAGTAATTACAGTGAGCCAAGCAGCTGTTACCCACCTCCGTAACGGCAGACCACCGCACCCGAGGGACCGCACCGCACCGCCCTCGACTGTAAACAAACCCGCCTTGGTCTCGGTCTTGTATAGGTATTCTAGGGTCGTGGTCATGGAGGTacaattggtggagtcgacatcagccaattaagtgaatccgcctgagttgtcatttttacggccaagtgtcaggtgttgtcaggtctgGGCATCCTTCGTCTTTCGGCTGTAAATTtgagttcgtcggcttcacctcaatgaatgggattagcgggctgtgtcgactccaccaattctacctccatggtcgtGGTCACTGTCAGAGGGCCATTTTTTTCAAACATTTCATCGACCAAgtacccacatttgataaagctttcgtaggcgtttggggcatttccaggggtagtttgacggcccctaaaccgacctttgtagggacccgaaacttctcggattcgtcTTGTGATTATCACCTACCTCCTCTCATAAATCTTTAAATATCTTTGCTCTCCATGTAGTACTTTTCTTTCAATATTCTTCCACATTCACCTGCTCACTGCATCACTGGGCATAAGGGTTAGCTATAATTATAGTGGAGTTAGTTGTGCTTTCCATTAACTCTATAAATAATAACTGCTTATATTTGTGATGTGTTACTATTAAGAGTTTCCTTATGTATAAATAATTGAATGATATACAGGTAGCCTATGTGAAAaggtataaaaataattaaaatttccaGAAGTCCAACAGATCAATTCTAGTTGAGTTTTGGCTTTGTCTATAATAATTACTACATTGACAAGAAAGCAGATTATGGATTAACTTGCCTCTGTGATGTGTCTTTCTCTGCAATCAGTGCCATCAAGCCAAAATGAAATCAGGAAGTGCACTTGTCATGTACGTCCTTCTAAGAGTGACAATGATCATGCAGTGAACAAGTGTATATCAACCTTCCATGCATGATACAAATTATTCAGTGTCGAAGTTTGAAGCTTTCTTTAAATACTATCATAATAATATTGAACTCAAAGAAAGCTTCAAATATTTTGTTGAGACATTAGCTTTTAAATATAATACAATTAATTAATATGTCTAGTATTCAGATTGTAATATTTGATATAATTCATTAGTCCTTGATTGATTGACTCTTCAAATAAATCTTCAGTTTAATCAATAACTGGAGTACTTGACAAAACGTTGAGAATGGGTAAAAGCAAGATCTATTATTGTCTGGCAAGGAgccattttcctcattttgtATGGCCCAaccaaataaagaaggaaaacttgGCATTTGCTGTACTGACCTTTATTGTGAAAACATATACCGTATCCTAATGTGTGGATATAAAAGTACGTACTATGAGGGAAAAAGTTACCATTAAGTATGAAACCAATACAATGTGAATAAGAATTTTACATTCCTTAACCAACCTATGAATCATGTGTAGATATGCCACACTGTATGACTGCATGGccactaaataaaaataataaaataaaataaataaatagaataaaagattaaaaatatTTGTGGTTCTGTCTACTATTTGAATGCATATGGATTTATCCATAAAAGACAACTGTACACATGAAAATTAATTGACAAGTAACATTGTGGTCATTTAAAAAATTCTAATGCAGATTTTCTATAATGCTAACAGCAATGCAATATAAAATTCTGTACAAAAATAAAATTTAATGTTGTAAAAGATGGTTCAGCACAACATTTCATTGCAAACGCAAACTTTTAATCAGGTCTTATGACCATTCACAGGGCATTTACAAGGCAACTatcttttttctttgattttgtaCTCCATATTTCACTtagcatcttcctccttttctggcatatctacttctttttcctcaactttagCTATACtttttgcattttcctttttgTCACCTAAAGTTAACAAattatatttacaatattttgtaaGATATCCTGGCAGAAAGCTTATGCAGCAGATGTTCTTTATGACATCTATATTGACAACAACATTTGGGTCTTTAAGTTCAGGGTAGTTTTCAGAATGAGCCTCACTTAACACAGTTATAAGAGAAAGTTTTAGAGGCTCCTGCTGCACAGAATTATTGTTTCTTACCTTAATAGCAATGTAAAATGACCCTCCCTTCTCTTTGAAATAAGATTCACATTGGTTCTTTACTGCTTTTAGAATATCGTCCTGAAAGGCTCTGCATGTTGTCTGCACTGGGATCATGCGAATgagcttttttgttttcctctgctGTAGTCTAAGGATGTCGTCCATTATTGTcagtgagaggggaagagggtccTCAAGTGTGGTGCGGATGAAGATGTAATTGCTAGCTCCAGTTGCCACCTGGCTAAATCTCCGCAAATGTCTgtgcttcttttcattttccttttgaaGCTCTTCAACATCAGcctgagaaggagaaaaaacagaaaaaaatgcttacataaaatagtCTTAGTACCAAATGAAAGCACGCATGCATGCaggcgcacaaacacacacacacacacacacaaacggcccggtagctcagtggatagagcatctgcctcacaaccagaaggaccggggttcgattccccgcccgggtgaagataagttgggtttatcttctttcacgtgtagcccctgttcacctagcagtgagtaggtacatgacgtaaggcaaggagttgcgACCTCGTTAtcgcagtgtgttgtgtgtgagtggtctcagtcctactcaAAGattggtactatgagctctgtgctcttccgtaggggaacggctggctgtctcgagagagacccgcagcagaccaagaggtgaattacacacacacacacacacacacactacatagttcactaatgaaaaatataaaaatattgaAATCTTGAATATCTACAGTAAAGTTTGCGGCAATGAATGGTACACAGTGTATCTGAGGAAACACATTTCATCTTTGGTAGGGCCTCTAGATGAGCCACAGTAATAAATCATGTAGGCATTATTAGTATTGTGATGACATATTAACTTATACCTAATCCCTTTGTGATCAacttaattaaaataaaaaaaaattatattattttgtgttaaAACTTAATATATTTAGAAAAATGAGTCCAATTTTAGTGTAATGGTAAAATTACCTTGAGAGCAGCATCAACAGACAATTCTTCATCAGAATCACTGGAATCTTCAGTACCTTTTCGCTTCTGTACATTTGATTTAATCTTACTCTCATCTTGTTTCTCAGGTTCCTTGTGATCAACGTCTTTTTGTCCTTCTGTATCTTTTTGTGCTGCCTCACTCAACTTCTCTTCTTCACACACTTTAGTTTGAGTGCTTCCTTCTGAAtatccatcctctttttcttcactgcTCACTTTCTTCTCAGTCTTCTCTGCCACCTCACTTGATTTTATTCCTTCCTGAGATTTGCTACCATCATCCTCTTTTGTGAAGCGAGATCCTGTTACGGGAAGACAAAATGTAGCTTGTTCATCTTTTGAATATTAATCTATGACTGAGTAAGAAGTAAATTTCACTTTCATAATGTGCATAATGTATCtaaatatgtaatatatatgacaAGTAAATGGGTGTGTATCAGACTTTTCCTATGATTTATTCTAATTAATCACAAAGCTACAGTAATATACTAATGATTAAAACAAAATGATCACACAAGCTTATGAGTGAATTAAATTGCATGACAACAAACAAAAGCAACATAATGGGCATAATTAAAAACACTAAAAAGAACACTGTAGTTAATAAGGAAGACAGAATTGAACAAGTTAATATGCTAATTAAGTTTTCACGGTTGAGTTATTAAGTAGATGCAGCCAAATTGTTAGATGCaatttaaatatgtaaaaaaaaaagagtagagagaagtTGACAAAATATATAGGCTACACAGCAAATTTAAGTGAAGGTGGAGATATACAGTAAGCTAAATAGAATAGATATTAACACTCAAGAGTTAAAAAAGTGCACAACAATGCATATAAATTCAATTACCTGGAATCTCCTCTTTGCCATACATTTGGTCAGCATACTCGTTTAGGATGTTGTAAGCTTCTATCACACAGTCTCTCTCACGGTCATTGCATGTGCACAGAAATCCCGTCAGTCCAGGGCTCAGAACACTGTGATACTTTTTCTGTTTCTTGGCAAGCTGAATATAAAAATTCTTTGGCCTtttatttttccccattttcaaTATTTgactggaatgaaaaaaaaaagaaaaaaaatcataatcaaTACATGAAAATAGGAAATTATTAAACTTATGCCTAGTAATACCCTGCactagtattaaaaaaaaaagtgcctgtAAAAGATAAGACGAGGGGCAGCGAGGGGTGATGGCACACCAAGAGATAGGTGAAATGATCTGTTTGATAGGAGTGTGTAAAATAATAGTGTGCCTAGATGGAAGACTGCAGATGAGACAGTGTGATCTTGAGGCTATTTATATTAGTGGTTGTCTTTTGGGGGATCAAGACATAAAGCTCCTGattgattatataaaaaaaaggagaaataaacatATATAGCATACTTAGATTGCAGACTATTGGGATAATACAGAATTGTGTGGATTTAACTGACAATAGAATACACTGTGAGTTTCGTAGACATATTGTGCAAACAAATTTTTAACAGGAGTGTGAAGTTAGCTTGTACATCTGCCTAACGTAACTTGGATATGAATGATGGGTGCAGAGACATTGGTAAGCATATATATCACAGTAAATTATCATCAAACAGGGAGTTCCATAGGCTACGTATTGACACTTCTGACTGATAAAAACTGTCAACAATCCTCTAGTGAACAGTATATATGGTAAACTTTGAACCTTTGACGTAGTATGGGCCATTTTATACATCTGAACGAATACCACTTTTGCCATGGGATTTGATGCTCCGAAGCAGTGAGTCGATCCACCAGAGCGGGTGGCCGGAGTACCATGACATGACATGAAAAAGACGTAAAATCTTAAATAACCTCCATATTTTACGATAAGAAACCATTGTTAGTTTTTTACAATCACTAAATCATCTCACCTGGACGAATACCGTTTTGCCATGGGATTTGATGTTCTGAAACAGTGAGTCGAAACACCAAAGCTTATATAGAACATCAGAGGGAGTGGCTGGAATACGAACACGtgacatggaaaaaaaagacGTAAAATCTTCAATAACCTCCATATTTTACGATAAGAAACTATTGCTAGTGTTCCATAATCACTAAATAACTGATTGCAAGAGAAAACAACGAGGGCGAAAATGTGAGCCCTATTTCGCTTCCTCGCGTCGGGCTGTTTACATGAGTGAGTGTTTCTCGTGCTACAAGTAATGTAATACCTATATAGTGATATGGCGGCAACAGTGATGAGTGATAACAGCAGGAGTACCAGTATTTAGTTAGGCCGTACCGTGTTCGTGGTGAGCAGCAGGAAGAGAGAAATGTGAGGGAAGATGCCAAGATGGAGACGGCGAGCGGCGAGTGGGGAGCGGCCTGATGGGATGAGGTATGGGTGATACAGTTCTTATTATGAcgttttcttgtatattttgcattttttgtgCTCAGGGCCATACCCAGAGCTGTATTAGGAGGGTGTCTTTGTAGCCACTTGAAGAGGGGTGAGTGGTGAGCGAAGCGAGTCGAATCAGctggggtggtggcggcggcgggggtggggggtggcggGACTGACAAAGCTGAGTTCATTAAACTGGAAGGGACTTTTCGTTCCGGTTTTTCGTATTAAATTTCTCAGAAAATGGACCTTTtggttgatgtgtgtgtgggggtggggggtcgtCCGTCCTCCCCTTGGGGTAAACTTTACATTGCATTTCAgcatgccgaataaatttaagctaacctaacttaacctacttAATGGGGTGGGCTTCGCCCCCTTCGATCCCCCTGTTTTGACATCTCATTTCAgcatgccgaataaatttaaacttaCCTAATGCTCCCCTTGACCCCCTAGGTTTACTCATTTCATTTCAGCATGCTGAATAAatacttacctaacctagcttaacatAACTAGGTATCtaacggggggcttcgcccctctCGAACCCCCGTTTTCACATTTCATCTCCGCATGcaaaaaaatttaaacaaacCTAACTCAaataagcatctctctctctctctctctctctctctctctctctctctctctccatacctatGGTAATACTGAATGTGAGCtatataatattattatttatattattatcagAATAAATATTGTAATAAATGAGCATTACATTGTGTTGTGATGTATGGGGAGGTGTGATATGTTGTGGGGTATATACAACATACGTTGTCTGTCCTTTCTCTTATTGATGCATCTGGGAACCCCGCACACTCCCTTCCTACGGTGGTTGCGACTGACGTATATATTTTAAGAAAAAATTATCTTGAAAACGAGTCGTTTGCGATGGCAAAGCAATACGTCAGTTCTGTATGGATACAAAATACTTCATATCATCAGGGTGTTGTTTGCCGTGAGACGGGTGATGTTATGGAATAATACCCCCCTGGTGCCCTGGTGCTTGATTTGATATACGTGTTTGTGTTCCTATGTATGGCTGGTAGTAGTTAGAACATGTTTGCTCTGGTGATAAATTACCGAGAACCTTGGTGATGATGAAGCCTTGAGAGTGCTGTGGTgaattacattttctttttttgccttttcctttCGTGGTGTATGCTTAAGTTCCacgtcagttagttagttatataCCAACACTATATTTCGAGAGCTAATATGGCAGTACATGCAGCCATCTCACATGACGtgtctttttatttctctaaATGCATTGCAGTAACTAATGGTTTCTGGAACACTAAAGAAGTTTCAGTGGAAGTATAAAGATCATGGGCACAGTctagcacattgcattttggcagtGCTGGGGGTTaggtaggtttggttagatttagtttCATTAGAATTGTTAAGTTTTAATTGTTATGCTAAATAAATGTGATACACTTTGCACTGCGCTGTTGTTGTAATTTATGGCTGCTAAGGATAGTGATTAAATCAGGCCAAGGAAGACCCCTGCATCCTACCATAGTGTTAGG of Eriocheir sinensis breed Jianghai 21 chromosome 27, ASM2467909v1, whole genome shotgun sequence contains these proteins:
- the LOC127004199 gene encoding THUMP domain-containing protein 1-like, with the translated sequence MGKNKRPKNFYIQLAKKQKKYHSVLSPGLTGFLCTCNDRERDCVIEAYNILNEYADQMYGKEEIPGSRFTKEDDGSKSQEGIKSSEVAEKTEKKVSSEEKEDGYSEGSTQTKVCEEEKLSEAAQKDTEGQKDVDHKEPEKQDESKIKSNVQKRKGTEDSSDSDEELSVDAALKADVEELQKENEKKHRHLRRFSQVATGASNYIFIRTTLEDPLPLSLTIMDDILRLQQRKTKKLIRMIPVQTTCRAFQDDILKAVKNQCESYFKEKGGSFYIAIKVRNNNSVQQEPLKLSLITVLSEAHSENYPELKDPNVVVNIDVIKNICCISFLPGYLTKYCKYNLLTLGDKKENAKSIAKVEEKEVDMPEKEEDAK